One segment of Saprospiraceae bacterium DNA contains the following:
- a CDS encoding alpha-2-macroglobulin translates to MRKHLTFFALSLLYPLILFNACSKINKDEAYHLAVSKYVYAYTSGAIGRTDAIRVRFVHPAVGTDQVGKQVASKFFSVSPAIAGDAVWEDDRTILFQPTEPLPYGKKYVGKVALGKIFKDVPSNVQAFEFDFNIRELAFEVITDGLRTQDASNLHLQQLTGSIFTSESVEAGPVEKMLSARQGNKALPISWVHKDNNRTHEFYVNNVERGNVRSKVELSWTGDPIGINKKDKMEQMVPALDEFVVLSAKVVQTEIPHVVLNFSDPIATKQDLSGLIRLDDYTGNLTFNVDGNFVRVYPGSRVVGDKNLRVEAGIRNIAGASMKGRSDWALVFEDLKPSVRLVGRGAIIPQNTDGSIIFPFEAVGLRAVDVEVFKIYNPNILQYLQVNELEGDYELERVGKIILQKKISLSELNPRASSSAWQRYALDLKDIVQQDPSAIYQVRLAFRRGYTTYTCSPNESNSADQTPQASGEDWADADGIARIGQLDDNGQLTSILGGYRGIYFSSDWYDDEGYEWGNRENPCTREYYNYQRFVKRNALVSDLGITAKRGKDNSLFVAVTNLHTTAPVSNVDVELFNYQLQPLAKTRTDASGTVVVEGLREVPFVAVATRGGSRGYLRMADGSTLSLSRFDVAGTEAQKGLKGYLYGERGVWRPGDSLFLNFVLEDKLGTLPNEHPITLELTDPRGSLQYRVVSTQSTGGVYPLHCATRPDAPTGNWTAKVQVGGATFTKQLKIETVKPNRLKLDLNFGKKELSSNDRNLNGKLMVKWLHGATASNLKAKVEMEMRTTQTRFPNFKDFVFDDPARDFYSEPQVLFDGSTDESGQANVPLQLGHSDQAPGKLVANFRIRAFEKSGDFSTDNFALDYFPYDQFVGVAIPVNRWGSKELSQDGGEVQFAVVSKDGRPQPNKKIEVGLYRCDWRWWWDEDRSANVAQYNSANHVNAVEKATLVTDARGLAKWKVRPGNWGRYLIRAVDPQGGHAGGDFFWSGYPAQLDDIKSRNAAAMLAFSVEKEKYAVGEEVVLKVPASENGRILLTLENGTRVARHLWFDAKSGDNLLKFKTTEEMAPTIYAHVSLLQPHAQTKNDLPIRMYGVMPVNVENPQTHLQPKLAMPDVLKPGETFTVSVSESSGKACAYTLAIVDEGLLDLTRFETPNPWNTFYAREALGVKTWDIYDYVLGAYGAELERILAVGGDAINQKAKNAAQVNRFKPAVVHIGPFYLEKGKTAKHTLKLDNYVGSVRAMLVCSAPAANSKGAYGMAEKTCPVRKPLMILPTLPRVLGPGESLKLPVDVFAMESKVKNATVRVAEKTGLVAVQGDGSNALTFSQPGEQMTYFDLKVGNKTGAAKFTITAQGGGETVSQDIEIMVRNPNPIVSTVWEGTVEPGQEWSQTFDPSRFTDVASTVLEVSALPAINLSQHLQYLIQYPHGCVEQVTSSAFPQLYVDLLAPLSEKQKNEVTRNITAAIETLRNFQQPGGSFSYWPGEADVNDWSSTYAGHFLLEAKNKGYSIPAGILDKWLAYQTNTSRRWNSSSTDYYDNDLTQAYRLYTLALASKPDLAGMNRLREKKDQYAQSASLLAAAYAQAGKPEAAKEIIATKWRDDWRYNWWGRTYGSDLRDRALMLETYTAIGDVARAQTTANLVCNELGKENGSYWNTQSLATSLRALSKYVSKNFKEGASFAYRINGNGWKNGDSSRPISTVNLADNSTSAAVKNNGKAKLYTRLIVSARPVVGEEQATASNIALSIRYTDSKGNPIDIGRLPQGTDFVAEVTVRRNSDFSFPFTELALSQTFPSGWEILNARMNSVSGLANSPSDYQDIRDDRVYTYFNLPRPHNQNQSDTRVYRIQLNAAYAGRYYLPTVACEAMYDNRIRATIPGKWVEVI, encoded by the coding sequence ATGCGGAAGCATCTCACATTTTTCGCCCTATCCCTGCTCTATCCCCTTATCCTGTTCAACGCTTGCAGCAAAATCAACAAAGACGAAGCCTATCATTTGGCAGTGTCGAAGTATGTATATGCTTACACAAGCGGTGCCATCGGGCGCACCGACGCCATTCGCGTGCGATTCGTCCATCCGGCAGTCGGCACCGACCAAGTCGGCAAACAGGTGGCATCAAAGTTTTTCTCCGTGTCCCCGGCCATCGCAGGCGACGCGGTCTGGGAAGACGACCGCACCATTCTGTTTCAGCCCACCGAACCCTTGCCGTACGGCAAAAAATACGTCGGCAAGGTAGCGTTGGGAAAAATTTTCAAGGATGTGCCGAGCAACGTACAAGCCTTTGAGTTCGACTTCAACATTCGCGAGCTCGCTTTTGAGGTCATCACCGACGGGTTGCGCACACAGGATGCTTCCAACTTGCACTTGCAGCAGCTCACGGGTAGCATCTTCACCAGCGAATCCGTCGAGGCAGGCCCGGTGGAAAAAATGCTTTCGGCCAGACAAGGCAACAAAGCCCTCCCCATCAGTTGGGTACACAAAGACAACAACCGCACCCACGAGTTTTATGTCAACAACGTAGAACGCGGCAACGTCCGCTCCAAAGTGGAGCTGTCGTGGACGGGCGACCCCATCGGCATCAACAAAAAAGACAAAATGGAGCAAATGGTGCCGGCGCTCGATGAGTTTGTCGTGCTCAGCGCCAAAGTCGTGCAAACCGAAATCCCGCACGTCGTGCTCAATTTTTCCGACCCCATCGCTACCAAACAGGATTTGAGCGGGCTGATTCGGCTAGACGATTACACCGGCAATTTGACTTTCAACGTGGATGGCAATTTCGTGCGCGTCTATCCCGGCAGCCGCGTGGTGGGCGACAAGAACTTGCGCGTGGAGGCAGGCATCAGAAACATCGCAGGGGCCTCCATGAAAGGACGCAGCGACTGGGCGCTGGTGTTTGAAGACCTAAAACCTTCCGTGCGGTTGGTCGGGCGCGGCGCCATCATCCCCCAAAACACCGACGGAAGCATCATTTTCCCCTTTGAAGCCGTCGGCCTGCGTGCGGTGGACGTCGAAGTGTTCAAAATTTACAACCCCAACATTCTCCAGTATTTGCAAGTCAACGAATTGGAAGGAGACTACGAACTCGAGCGCGTCGGGAAAATTATTTTGCAGAAAAAAATCTCCCTTAGCGAACTCAACCCCAGAGCCAGCAGCTCCGCTTGGCAACGTTATGCCCTCGACCTAAAAGACATCGTGCAGCAAGACCCAAGCGCCATATATCAGGTGCGTCTCGCTTTCCGACGTGGCTACACCACCTACACTTGCAGCCCCAACGAAAGCAACAGCGCCGACCAGACACCCCAAGCCTCAGGTGAGGATTGGGCAGACGCCGATGGCATCGCTCGCATCGGCCAGCTCGACGACAACGGCCAGCTGACCAGCATCCTTGGCGGTTATCGCGGCATCTACTTCAGTAGCGATTGGTACGACGACGAAGGCTACGAGTGGGGCAATCGAGAGAACCCCTGCACCCGCGAATACTACAACTATCAGCGCTTCGTCAAGCGCAACGCCCTTGTCAGCGATTTGGGCATCACCGCCAAGCGCGGCAAGGACAATTCGCTCTTCGTAGCCGTCACCAACCTCCACACCACCGCGCCAGTGAGCAACGTGGATGTGGAACTCTTCAACTACCAGCTGCAACCCCTCGCCAAAACACGCACCGACGCCTCCGGCACAGTCGTGGTGGAAGGGCTGCGCGAGGTGCCCTTCGTGGCCGTGGCGACACGCGGCGGCAGCCGCGGCTATTTGCGCATGGCCGACGGCAGCACCCTCTCGCTCAGCCGCTTCGACGTGGCAGGCACCGAAGCACAAAAAGGCTTGAAGGGCTACCTCTATGGCGAACGCGGCGTGTGGCGACCGGGCGACTCGCTCTTCCTCAATTTCGTGCTGGAAGACAAATTGGGCACGCTGCCCAACGAGCACCCCATCACGCTCGAACTCACCGACCCGCGCGGGTCGCTGCAATATCGCGTCGTGTCCACCCAAAGCACGGGCGGCGTCTATCCGCTGCACTGCGCCACCCGCCCCGATGCCCCAACGGGCAATTGGACAGCCAAAGTGCAAGTCGGCGGCGCGACCTTCACCAAGCAACTGAAAATAGAGACCGTAAAACCCAACCGACTGAAACTTGACTTGAATTTTGGGAAAAAAGAACTGTCGAGCAACGACCGAAACCTGAATGGCAAACTCATGGTCAAATGGCTTCACGGCGCCACCGCAAGCAACCTGAAAGCCAAAGTGGAAATGGAAATGCGCACGACCCAAACCCGGTTTCCCAACTTCAAAGACTTTGTGTTCGACGACCCCGCACGCGATTTTTACAGCGAACCGCAAGTGCTGTTCGATGGCAGCACCGACGAAAGCGGCCAGGCCAACGTGCCGCTCCAACTCGGTCACAGCGACCAAGCCCCCGGCAAGTTGGTGGCAAATTTCCGCATACGCGCCTTCGAGAAAAGCGGCGATTTCAGCACCGACAATTTTGCGCTCGACTATTTCCCCTACGACCAATTCGTGGGCGTGGCCATCCCGGTCAATCGTTGGGGCTCCAAAGAGCTCAGTCAGGACGGAGGCGAGGTGCAGTTCGCCGTGGTGAGCAAAGATGGTCGCCCACAGCCCAACAAAAAAATCGAGGTCGGCCTCTACCGCTGCGACTGGCGCTGGTGGTGGGATGAAGACCGCTCCGCCAACGTCGCCCAATACAACTCCGCCAACCACGTCAACGCCGTCGAAAAAGCCACCCTCGTCACCGACGCGCGCGGGCTTGCCAAATGGAAAGTCCGCCCAGGCAACTGGGGTCGCTACCTCATCCGCGCCGTTGACCCCCAAGGCGGCCATGCAGGGGGAGATTTTTTTTGGAGCGGCTACCCCGCCCAACTTGATGATATCAAGAGCCGAAACGCCGCCGCCATGCTGGCTTTTTCGGTAGAAAAAGAAAAATATGCGGTAGGCGAGGAGGTGGTGCTCAAAGTGCCTGCCAGCGAAAACGGGCGCATCCTGCTCACCCTCGAAAACGGCACCCGCGTCGCCCGCCACCTGTGGTTCGATGCCAAATCCGGCGACAATCTCCTCAAATTCAAGACGACGGAAGAAATGGCCCCGACAATTTACGCCCACGTCAGCTTGCTGCAACCCCACGCCCAAACCAAAAACGACCTCCCCATTCGGATGTACGGCGTGATGCCCGTCAACGTGGAAAACCCGCAGACACATCTCCAGCCCAAATTGGCCATGCCCGACGTGCTGAAGCCCGGCGAAACCTTCACCGTCAGCGTCAGCGAAAGCAGCGGAAAAGCCTGCGCCTACACCCTTGCCATCGTGGACGAGGGCCTGCTCGACCTCACTCGATTCGAGACACCCAACCCGTGGAACACCTTCTACGCCCGCGAAGCCCTCGGCGTGAAAACGTGGGACATCTACGACTATGTGCTCGGCGCTTATGGTGCCGAATTGGAGCGCATACTGGCCGTCGGTGGCGATGCCATCAACCAAAAAGCCAAAAATGCCGCGCAGGTCAACCGTTTCAAGCCCGCCGTCGTCCACATCGGGCCTTTCTATTTGGAAAAAGGCAAAACGGCCAAACACACCCTGAAACTCGACAATTATGTCGGCTCCGTGCGTGCCATGCTCGTCTGTTCGGCCCCCGCCGCCAACAGCAAAGGCGCTTATGGCATGGCCGAAAAAACCTGCCCCGTGCGCAAGCCACTCATGATTCTGCCCACCCTGCCGCGCGTGCTTGGTCCCGGCGAGTCACTCAAACTACCTGTGGACGTGTTTGCCATGGAGAGCAAGGTGAAAAACGCGACCGTGCGGGTCGCGGAAAAAACCGGCCTCGTCGCAGTGCAAGGCGATGGCTCCAATGCGCTCACGTTCAGCCAGCCCGGCGAGCAAATGACCTATTTCGATTTGAAAGTGGGCAACAAAACCGGCGCCGCCAAATTCACCATCACGGCACAGGGAGGCGGGGAGACGGTCTCGCAGGACATCGAGATTATGGTCAGAAACCCCAACCCCATCGTGTCCACCGTGTGGGAAGGCACCGTCGAACCCGGCCAAGAGTGGTCGCAGACATTCGACCCCAGCCGATTCACCGATGTCGCCTCCACGGTGCTGGAAGTCAGCGCCCTGCCCGCCATCAACCTGAGCCAGCATTTGCAATACCTGATTCAATACCCACACGGCTGTGTGGAACAGGTCACTTCAAGCGCGTTCCCACAACTCTATGTGGATTTGCTTGCACCACTTTCGGAGAAACAAAAAAACGAGGTGACACGCAACATCACCGCAGCCATCGAGACACTCCGCAATTTTCAGCAACCGGGCGGCAGCTTCTCCTACTGGCCCGGCGAGGCCGACGTGAACGATTGGAGCAGCACCTACGCAGGGCATTTTTTGCTGGAAGCCAAAAACAAAGGATATTCGATTCCGGCAGGCATTTTGGACAAATGGCTCGCCTACCAAACCAACACCAGCCGACGCTGGAACAGCAGCAGCACCGACTACTACGACAACGACCTCACCCAAGCTTATCGCCTCTACACACTGGCGCTGGCCAGCAAGCCAGACCTCGCCGGCATGAATCGCCTCCGCGAGAAAAAAGACCAATACGCCCAATCGGCCTCCCTGCTCGCCGCCGCTTATGCCCAAGCAGGCAAGCCCGAAGCAGCCAAAGAAATCATCGCCACCAAATGGCGCGACGACTGGCGCTACAACTGGTGGGGCCGCACCTACGGCAGCGACCTCCGCGACCGTGCGCTCATGCTCGAAACCTACACGGCCATCGGCGACGTGGCCCGCGCACAAACAACAGCCAACCTCGTCTGCAATGAACTCGGCAAAGAAAACGGCTCGTATTGGAACACCCAAAGCCTAGCCACCTCACTGCGGGCCCTTTCAAAATATGTAAGCAAAAACTTCAAGGAAGGAGCCTCATTTGCCTATCGCATCAACGGTAACGGCTGGAAAAACGGCGACAGCAGCAGACCCATCAGCACGGTGAATCTCGCGGACAACAGCACCTCGGCAGCAGTGAAAAACAACGGCAAGGCAAAACTATACACCCGCCTCATCGTCAGTGCTCGCCCCGTCGTGGGCGAGGAACAAGCAACGGCCAGCAACATCGCCCTCAGCATCCGCTACACCGACTCAAAGGGCAACCCCATTGACATCGGCCGCCTGCCACAAGGCACCGACTTCGTGGCAGAGGTGACAGTGCGACGCAACTCAGACTTTAGCTTCCCTTTCACCGAACTCGCCCTCTCCCAAACCTTCCCCTCTGGCTGGGAAATCCTCAACGCCCGCATGAACAGCGTCTCCGGTCTGGCAAACAGCCCATCGGATTATCAGGACATCCGCGACGACCGGGTCTATACTTATTTCAACCTGCCCCGCCCCCACAATCAGAATCAATCAGACACCCGCGTCTATCGAATCCAACTCAACGCCGCCTATGCCGGGCGCTACTACCTCCCGACGGTGGCCTGCGAAGCCATGTACGACAATCGCATTCGAGCAACGATACCCGGCAAGTGGGTAGAGGTGATTTGA
- a CDS encoding alpha/beta hydrolase, translating to MPALKSLRMRLKRLTRQLMLIFSVLLVAWIVAVQAGCFAMRTPDGEWAEKMKSRGQTLAPVFLDVPDGGGRMIHAVYVAASDSLPLVVLVHGSPGSADNYLDYLADTMLTRVARLVAIDRPGFGYTQGFGRAEPSQAAQAAAVWAVVRHLSPRGKVWLVGHSLGGPVIARFAMDYPEQTAGLVLVAASIDPGQEEHPWWQSAIHPPPLKWVIPKSLWASNAEIKPLEGELRKMLPLWERVVCPVRVVHALDDRLVPVANADFAQRVLQNSPDVTLRILPDGDHFILWNRYATVKQELLEGLGH from the coding sequence ATGCCAGCACTCAAATCTCTTCGAATGCGCCTCAAGCGCCTGACGCGCCAGCTTATGTTGATTTTTTCCGTATTGCTTGTCGCGTGGATAGTGGCTGTGCAGGCGGGTTGTTTCGCCATGCGCACGCCTGATGGCGAATGGGCAGAAAAGATGAAAAGTCGCGGGCAGACGCTTGCCCCTGTGTTTTTGGATGTGCCGGACGGCGGCGGGCGCATGATTCATGCCGTGTATGTGGCTGCATCGGACAGTCTGCCCTTGGTGGTGCTGGTGCATGGCTCACCCGGCTCGGCAGACAATTATCTGGATTATCTGGCCGATACCATGCTGACCCGTGTCGCTCGTTTGGTGGCGATTGACCGCCCGGGGTTTGGCTACACGCAGGGTTTCGGCAGGGCGGAGCCTTCTCAGGCGGCGCAGGCGGCGGCGGTGTGGGCGGTGGTGCGGCATCTGTCTCCTCGTGGAAAGGTTTGGTTGGTGGGTCATTCGCTCGGTGGCCCGGTGATTGCTCGGTTTGCCATGGACTACCCGGAGCAAACGGCAGGGCTGGTGTTGGTAGCGGCTTCCATTGACCCGGGGCAGGAGGAGCACCCTTGGTGGCAGTCGGCCATTCACCCGCCGCCTTTGAAGTGGGTGATTCCAAAAAGTCTGTGGGCCAGCAATGCCGAAATAAAACCATTGGAGGGCGAATTGAGAAAAATGCTGCCACTTTGGGAACGGGTTGTTTGCCCGGTGCGCGTCGTCCATGCGCTCGATGACCGACTTGTGCCGGTGGCCAATGCCGACTTTGCCCAAAGGGTGCTTCAGAACAGCCCTGATGTGACGTTGAGGATACTGCCCGACGGCGACCACTTCATTTTGTGGAATCGCTACGCCACGGTGAAACAAGAGTTGTTGGAGGGGTTGGGGCATTGA
- a CDS encoding NTP transferase domain-containing protein, with protein sequence MKVVIPVAGAGTRLRPHTYTQPKPLMPVAGKPIIRFIVDKLVEVGMTDFVFVIGYLGDKVRDYIEQTYPNLQTEFVYQEHREGSAHAIWTAREAIEDEEEIFIAFGDTIFDVDLKQMLDCQHSCIGVKKVSDPREFGVAEIDEAGFATRMVEKPRIPKSNMAIVGLYKLKEVPALLRAIGSMIQSEQRTVGEFQLTDALQILLEQGICIQTLPVINWFDCGRKEVLLETNAMLLSRRGYATDDFNLPEYDNTIFIHPVAVGVNCQIANSIIGPHVTVGDNVTINHSIVRDSIIGNFASLEDVVLKRSVIGSDASIRGMNLSLNIGDNTEIDFD encoded by the coding sequence ATGAAAGTCGTCATCCCCGTTGCTGGCGCCGGAACGCGCCTCCGCCCCCACACTTACACCCAACCCAAGCCGCTCATGCCAGTGGCGGGCAAGCCGATTATCCGATTCATCGTGGATAAATTGGTGGAAGTAGGCATGACGGATTTTGTGTTCGTGATTGGCTATCTGGGCGACAAAGTCCGCGACTACATCGAGCAGACCTACCCGAACCTGCAAACCGAGTTTGTCTATCAGGAACACAGAGAAGGCTCCGCCCACGCCATCTGGACCGCCCGCGAGGCAATAGAAGACGAAGAAGAGATTTTTATCGCGTTTGGCGACACGATTTTCGATGTGGATTTGAAACAAATGCTCGACTGCCAGCACTCCTGCATCGGGGTGAAAAAAGTGAGCGACCCGCGCGAGTTTGGCGTGGCGGAGATTGACGAGGCGGGTTTTGCCACGCGCATGGTGGAAAAGCCGCGCATCCCCAAATCGAACATGGCCATTGTGGGGCTTTACAAGCTGAAGGAAGTGCCGGCGCTGCTGAGAGCCATCGGCTCCATGATTCAAAGCGAACAACGCACAGTGGGCGAGTTTCAACTGACCGACGCCCTCCAGATATTGCTCGAACAAGGCATCTGCATTCAGACCTTGCCAGTCATCAATTGGTTCGACTGCGGGCGCAAAGAAGTCCTGCTCGAAACCAACGCCATGTTGCTCAGTCGCCGGGGCTATGCCACCGACGATTTTAACCTGCCGGAATACGACAACACCATCTTCATACATCCGGTAGCCGTCGGTGTCAATTGTCAAATCGCCAACAGCATCATCGGCCCCCACGTCACGGTGGGCGACAACGTGACCATCAATCATTCCATCGTGCGCGATAGCATCATAGGCAACTTTGCCTCACTCGAAGACGTGGTGCTCAAACGCTCCGTCATCGGCAGCGACGCAAGCATCCGGGGGATGAACCTAAGCCTCAACATAGGCGACAACACGGAGATTGATTTTGACTGA